The region CGGGAGACTTTGTGTCTTCGCATCAAAGGGTGCGTATTTGATTTTGAAACAGAGCCTGCAGTGTGTGGTAAGCGACACCAGTTGATATCTCATGACCACAACAAGGACTGTTTCTAAGGCATATAGAACCATGGCTAGTggatcagacatttttttttagaagtcaTTGTCTATAGTTCATTTGATTAACTGAAAAGGTTTCACTGGCACAAATACATAGAGCAAGAGGCACAGGATGTTCTGTGGAAACAGTTCTTATGGGTTCCTAAACAGTTGTCTAAGATTATTCACTTAAACGCTTAATACCAGAATAGTCCATTTTGACTCCCTGATTATTTTCTTTTGCAGTTGGGTCACTCATTGAATGGCTAGCAAAGGGAAAAGCGTCTGGAGTTGATGTTCATCTTGGTGACACCGATGAGGCGCAGTGGTGAAGAGAGGCCGAACCCTGGAGTGACGGGTCCATCACACAGAAGATCCGACAGCTCATCGCGCTCCTCCAGACCAAAGGTGGCGTCGTTGAGCATCCGGCGATGCAGGTGACACGTCTGCTCCACTTTGAGTTTGTTGATGTCTCCGCGTAGTCGCATAAGTTGGCGGGCCAACTGCTGGTCCTGGACGCGCATCTCCATCTGTCAATGAATAACAGGTAGGAGAAACTCATTAAGGCCCTCAAGGTCCACTTTCCGGCAGTGTTACTGTTCACTGTTTTGCTCTTCACTGCATTGTTTTCATTGGTGTTGCTGTGTTTGTTGATCTTTAAAGTTActttgtgtggttttgtattaactGTGCTTTTGTATGTAGTTGTTCAGTCATTATCATGGTTTGTAGGTTATAATGGCTACACAAttcaaagaacatttattttgtaatataaatcttttgtaacatcataaatgtctttactgtcacttttgatcaatttaatttaattggagactccaccctaaaatgaaaattttgtcgtTAATCACTTacacccatgtcgttccaaacccgtaaaagctctgttcgtcttcgtaacacaatttaagatattttggatgcagacctggaggcttgagactgtcccatagactgccaagtaaataacagtgtcaaggtccctaaaaggtatgaaaagtaaTTGTCAGAATACTTCATCTGTCATCAGacatgcaatctgggttatatgaagcgacaggaacactttttgtatgcgaaaaaaaaaactaaaataacgacattattcaataattccttagtcaatggtctcctctgtgtcactctaACTGTTCCCGTTGCTTCATATAAAACATGGCAGATGGAGTTTTGTGACGACGACTTTTCATActttttctggaccttgacactgttgggacagtctcaagcctccaggttttcatccaaaatatcttaaattgtgttctggagacaaacgggtttggaacgacatgattaatgacaaaatgttaatttgggggtggagtaaccctttaattttagttcatttttgaAAGGTGGTGTTACTCTACCTTTCAGACACATGGCAAAATTTCCGGTGTGAACCTATTGCTAttaaccatttaaataaacatcgGAAGTTAGATCCATCTTTAATAGCAAACATGCGTTTGTCCATTTCACATAACAGCTCAAAATTAGTCAGGTGATATGGACCTTCAGATGTCCTTTTGTAGCACAACTTGTTATTGTGTCAAATTTTCTTTGTCTAAAAGTTTATGGCCACACAGGGCGAAGGCAGTGGAAGAAAGGCTTCTGATGTGGTAAAAGGAGCTTCATTGCATGCCTTGGTTGTAATGGCCTGTGCATAAAAGTATGTCTTAAACCACATGGCTGAGTGGAAGAGAAGTGATTACACTTAGAGGAACAGAGAGCGATCACCTCTCATGCTCATCTGCTCACCATCTTTTCCACTCAATTTAACATGAATGGCAATCTTACGCAGTGATGTGGTAATGAAGGCCTGTGCATTCCCTCCATTGTTTAATTCAAATGAGCTAACTAATGGAGATGCTGTTCATTTTCTTCGCTTATAGAAAGATGACTGCAAAATAGCAGCAAGTATTTTGAAAAGTCTAATTTGTGAGAAAATTATAATGACAAATACGAGTGTATATGACCAAGACAGTCTTACTAATAAcactttaaatttagtttaaaatgaattgtttaaaaaaaaacagaaaaaaacgaCACATATAAGTGTTGATAATGAttactgaaaaacattttttaaatctatttttcatatacaaatatacgttataaaaaaaaattatattatattaattataattttttgggaGTTGCACTACTTGATATCCTCTCTATTTTTTTCCTATTTGtgtatgtatgagtgtgtgtgtgtgggggggggggggattcaataaaaataaaaataaaatattattctagTCTATGCAATAAGCTTTTCTTTCAagaatttcattatttaaatattacgtTTTTATTACCCTGATGTTTTTGGCTTTatacttctcaaaaaaaaaaaaatgtaaatgaactgTATGCTATTTCAATTCAGACATAATTGAACCTAAATCAGCTGATGGACATGTGGGCACATTTCGACTTACCAATTCTTTTCTAAGCCAAACAAGAGCTTCATCAATATTCTCAAACCCTCCAAGAGTTCTGGAAATCAGGGCTTTTCCTGCAGTGACTTGGGAAATCTGAGGTGTGACGTTGGGCTTCAGTCCAGCACTTTTCTCCAGCTCTGATGAGACCTCTGACACGACTAAACCTTTGGAGCTTTGAGCTTCCACTCGTTCCTTCCACTCAAGATAGGACGGCCTTCTGGTCTCAAGTCTGAGCTTCTCAGTCAGTGCTTTCAAGTTTCTCAAATGATCATCTGGGGCAACCTCAAGGCCATCACAGTCCTCGATATTAATCTGAGGTATTGAGCTGGCATCCATGGCCTTTCGAGGAAGTGGTTAGTGTCGAGAAAATAAACTGTGAAAATCAAGTGGTCAGGTGAAGCCGTTGCCTTGTTTGATCAATAAATATACTGTAGACCTTTGGATTTGCTTGCAGTAACCAGATGTTGTGTCTGtgggaatataaaataaatcaacgaTGCAGATACTGAGCTTCTATTCTTCCAGCAGTATCATCTCTGAGGCGAAGCCGTCCTAACACATCTAGCTTCTTGATCCTTTccttcaaacaaaacaaacttgGTTACCATTTTATCATTTACAAATTTAGGCCTAATATTAAAGATTTATCTTTTTTAATAACATCTAAAATGTCTACACTTTTCGATTTGACAGTTTTAACATGAAAACGTAATACGCATAATGTGATGCATAGGCTATTTGTCAGTCATGCATAAATTAAACCAGTAATTTATGTCATAGTACTAATAAACTATAAAAGATGCAAAATATCcaggtttaaatatttataatatatgtattagttttattaataactatttataattattcttttaacagtttaatcaaacatttaaattaaataaactaattgATCATAATTTTTAAGTGATTCAGTTTGTTTACACAACATATTCAAGCTGATtctagggaatttgaataatatatttagaatatgattactgaaataaaattaaatacaaaattatttttcaaaaagattattggagtgttttacaagaaaaaaaattttaTGCTTCAAAATTTtgagtgaaatattatttctacgctatttatttatttatttttaaatgccaaTACCTTTTTATAAACTATACCAtgactacttttttttaatgtaagtgaAAAGGTatataaaagaaagaagaaaaattaattatgcatttgCTAGTTTTAATTTTGCAAAACCATAAAGCTATTCTTCTGGAGTAAAGTATGGTTAAAATGGGAAGTTTACTGATCACATGGACGATTTCCACCCATGCCTCATATCACACTGTGGATCTCAGAAAGCTGGCGGTTGCCATAGCAACTAAGGCCAGCCTATGAGTCAGCAGCACTGAAGACGGTCTGCTGTAAAGAACTGAATGGCACTCCTCACTACAGCAGCCAGACCTGTGACAATCACCAAAGATAATTACGCTGCTCAATTACAGCCTCTCATTACTCTAATACAGACAAGCAAAACTACTGCGGAGAAGACAATCACATGAAGTTCTGGTTCACACCAAAGCATCAGTATtgcaattaaaacataattaatctCGGGCCACCCACATTTTTAATGCTTTCCCGCAAAGCTGTCTGTCTACTACATGTGTGATATAGAGTTTGGCACAATGTCTTGACGCATTTCATCATCGCAGCTGCTCTAGGAATGTGTCCTTCTCATTAGAGGCGTGTGCTGGTTGTTAATTGGCCTCACATTAACCTCCACACGGCTGCGGGACTAATCACACTCCCTAATTCTCAGCTCATTGAGCACTTTGCTCCACCTCCTGCACTCTTCCAGCTCTGTGTGTGGCAACAGTAACGTGACTCATCTCGGAGGGGGATCCATTTACCCCAGACCACTCTCTCTTTAGTCTGACAAATTATGCTTCTTAGGGACTAAATACTTAGACTTTAAAATATGAGGCAATTAATGATAATTCATGATGCAATAAGGGCTGAGACGCCTTAAAGAGAATGGGAATTCTGTATGGACTAAACAAGCTTTGAAGGTTTTGCTTTTGCACTTAattaacacaataaaatataaataaaataataaaatataatataatgtggtaGCAATTTATTTTTCAGTCCTGTTTTGCATGTTCAtaatatgtacttattataatgtaatttaataaccTGGAAAATGTCGACCTCTTTTATTCTCTTTTCATGAATAATATTGGCTTTTAGTGCTGGTCTCCTTTTTCCAGACAAATGAAATGTTCTTTGGGCCAAACAGACAGTTTGGAACACTAGGCATGACTGCATTTATCCATGTCTAATCAGATGCGGTGAACCCTTCTGTCCCATATCTGGAGTGCAAATCTGTTTCCCAAAATGATTGTGCTGTTTATGAGTGAAAATGAACTATTCTGGCCAGAATCTCAGTTCATGAGCAGTATTATTGGCCTTGATGACTAATAACTTTCCGTTGAAGCTGTTAGTTGTGTAACATGTAACAAAATTTCTTTGATTATTACCAAATAGTTTGTTTATTACACGTCACATAGCAATGATTAACTCAGGCCAAGCAAATACAGACTAAATGAAAACCTATACGGGTGTTGAATAACTCTAGACAATTTAGAAACATGAAATTagtttgcttttctttttaaaagacaATACGTTTATAAAAGTTGTTACTTTAAAATGCACCATCTCAATATATTCATGGTCAGGGAATACAACTGATTAGAATGAATCATCATGAAGCAGATCATGCGCAGAAAAGCTGTTGAAAGTCATCTAAAACTTACTGCACCCCGTGGACAGACAGGCAAAGTATTAGTGACTCTTAAAGAGTATTTGAATTTTTGATCTAGTTTATATGGGCTTGAGATGGTGTGGACACTATCTTTATGCAGATATTATAAAGGGAAATATTATTCTTACCTTCATAGTAGTTTGTCAGGCACTTGCAGCCCTCGCGTCCTGCTCTACTGGAGAGCACAATAGCACTGCTTTTACTCCACACTTGTTTCTTGAATGAGATGAGAGGCTTGGATGGAGGAGGGGCGTAAGCTGCGTCAGGTTGTGGTTGTCGTGGAGACGGTCAAGAATCCGCACAAAGCCGCATCTTTCACAGCGAGGAGAGGCCAACTTACACTCCTCTAAAACACTTGTGCTCTTGCATCATGTTAAACAGTTACATAAGAAATATTCACTATCATAATAAGCTACTTCAAAAATTTGACAAGGCCTATTTTACATCTACTTCCacattctaaatatttatttatagaacttCGGATAGACTTTCAGAGAATGCATGTAATGtgcatttcattttctttaaaaagtccagaaaagtaAAAGACCACATTTTGTCGTGATATCATCAGGTTTATTGACAAATACTTATTATTCAAGACTCTGGAAATGCATAAAGGGTTAATATTTAAACTGGCTTTTGATTAGCACACCATGTATTATGTTATGTTTGTATGACCTCTGGTGGAGAATGTTGATAATAAAGCTtgcatatagatatatttttcgaTTATAGTGAGCAAAATGATCACGTTTATCAGTGTTATCATGGTATTGATAAAATGTGTTGGAaattttcaaaaagtattgacaCATAAAACGTATCACAACGTTTTATACTTAAAATTAGCAAACAAcgaataaaataaacttttataagcataaacactaaaacaataaTCAATGATACCAATGATGTCTGGATTTTAAATAGCATCATGATGACAACAGTTTATCTCATAACATGTACGAAATGTTCAAATAAGGCTTTGAAAAagttttgtaaaattgtaaacctcacatttcagcctttaaataaagaaaatggttAAGTCAAAATGAtacttgataaataaataattatacgaATTTGATCCGCTCTATAAataattgtgtttaaatgtgcacAATCCACATAAGTTTGTTTTTCATCAGCTGGTTTAAATTTACAGCAGGTCATGCACATTTGGTCCGTGTTTTGGCCAGACATAAACTGCGCAcagtttaaatatacagtaaatgtagCTCTCTGTAGatccactctctgacagcaggtggcgctgatgGAACAACAGAattatgtcagttttatatatattctaaatcataaacaactGAAAGGCATCTTATgaatgtctatttgacatctgataggaaacgtcctaTAGTCCTAtcgcagatgagcaaacactaaaAATATGTCTTGCAGATGTAGCTAAATGCTGACAGCAAATAGACATCTCTGTGATGTAGCCTACATGTGCATCAGGGATTAAAATTATAtccaatatatataaaataaaatataaaatacaattgtacACAACCAAAAGTAATTATTTCGGATGACAGTAGATGATTTGCATTTGCGACTATCATTTAGACTGCAGTAGCCATTAGCCTAACATATATTAATACACACTAACAaactattacataaaaaaatctaattaatagtGTTGTTAACGTTTAGCGCTGATGATTTTTTTCCAATGACTTTTCTTTCTTCTAATGAGATTATTTTTGGTGAGCGAGAAGTAGGCGGGACTTCCTGTGCTTGagccagtgtttatttttttgcagagcCAAATATCGTCCACGGAGGTAAGATGAACGTTCACTTGCATGCATACACACAGGTTAGATTCGTTTAATTGCAAATGTTTTCACTGTGAAGGTGCTTGATATCGGAGACGGTTTCATAATGTATTGTAATGTCATTAAGCGTTGTCATAGATCATGCAGTGCGCTAACTTGAGCTATAATAACGGTTTTCCGTTCGTTTACAGCAGGTGCTGTTGAGGGGGGAAGCACACTGGTTAGTTGAGGATAATGTTCtagaatattatattttacataacagaTTGTTTTCTAGATGTTTTCAAAAAGAAGGACACGAGTGAAGCGAGCCAGTTTGGGGACGGGGACAGAAATGCGCTGCATTGTGTATGATGTCATCATCTTCCATTTTCACTGACGCACTGTACAATTGAATTATTTTGATACATTTGACACCCGTTCAAAGCATTTATAGTGCGAAATGTATCCAGTTAGTTGTTACATTTGGTATAAGAGAAATGCACCTGTTAACTGAGCAGGCGCGCTGAACTGACATGACCGAATATGACATGAGCTACATAACCATTGCATACATGCAGTGCCATTCAGAACAATGCGCGACCAATTGCAGTCTTTTTAAAGACAGATACAAGCggatactttttatttattttttatttttttaggtgagtcattgttgtgtaatatgtttttttccccacacaATTATCTCTTTATTTGATCTTATTCCGAGTCAGATCTTTTGCAGAGCTGCATTCCCCTGTGAGAAATCATCGCAATTTATTGTAAACCacagttatataatatattataaaatatagggacaatatataataataaattgaaaataaaatataataaaataaagttaaaatgtacTAAACTATAAATCaacaatatttttcatatttaactttttcatttatttctcatttcagttatttatttgtttatagtggccatcttttatttatttatttttatttattttttttgaatattgATCTTTTCAAGCTGCATTCCCCTGAGATAAatcattaattgtttttaaatatattgattaaaatgttaaataaataataatctggtatatatatatatatatatatatatatatatatatatatatatatatatatatatatcaaatctaGTTTctccaagtatatatatatatatacttggagAAACTAGATTTGAATGACTTTAAAACCACATTACAAACTTGACGAAACTtttatgtgagtgtgtttatattaaattagaaatgaaTGTGCATGTCTTAATTTGTTTGCAATTTGCTTATTGCATGTTCACCAGAATACCACTAATAAAGTTTTACCCACTCTGTTGCTATTAATCACAAAATGAAATGTTGTCAGTGGTCAAAACTTTCTTGCCTTCCCCATTCATGGCTAACAAATTAGCTTTTTGTTGGTCTCCCTTTCGTAGAACATCTTACATCATGCCAGACCTCTTAGTGATTAAGAGCTGCTTCCTGAGTTGCTTATTAGTACTGCTTCAGACATCAAGCTCACAGCAGGACGAGCAAAGCCAGCTGCTACTGGTGTCCTTTGATGGCTTCCGCTGGGACTATGTGAATCGAGTACCCACACCCAATTTCCGTGCCCTGATGGATGAAGGGGTGCAGGTGGAACAAGTGGAAAACACCTACATCACCAAAACCTACCCGAACCACTATACCTTAGTGACAGGATTACACGCCGAAACCCACGGCATTGTTGCTAACGAAATGTATGACCCCATTCACAACCGCTCCTTTTCTATGGAGGGACCTGAGGTGTACGATGCATGGTGGTGGGAGGAGGCTGTGCCACTGTGGGTCACCAATCAGAAGGCCGGGCGGAAGAGCGGAGCTGCCATGTGGCCTGGATCAGACGTAGCGATTGGTGGAACATTCCCAACACATTACTTGAGTTATAATGCGTCAATGCCATTTGAGACCCGAGTCAACAAACTCATTGACTGGTTCTCAGGGCCGGAGGCCATCAATTTTGGTGTCTTGtactgggaggagccagatgaGAGTGGGCATAACTTGGGGCCAGAGAGCCCGCTAATGGATGTAGTCATAGCAGACATCGATGAGAAGTTGGGATTCCTCAGGGAAAAGCTCAAAACCGCTGGCCTTTATGATAAAGTCAATCTCATTGTTACGAGTGATCATGGAATGGCACAGTTATCACATGATAAGATTATTGAGCTGGACACCTACGTCAGTCGTGATCTTTACACATGGATAGACAAGAGCCCTGTAGTTGGTATTTTGCCAAAAGAAGGTAAGAATGAATAtgaagcattgttttttttattgcttattaCACTATTCTTGTAATTGGGTGTTTCTTCCACTATCTTCTTTTTCTATAAATTAAGCAAAGATCACATTAATACTGTAGTGAAAATGCCAAAATATGCTTAATCAATGTTTAATCTTAAATGCTTTGCTTTatgcaaaaagtgtgaaaaaatagataaattattATAAGTTTAGGATGCATAAAGCCTAGCTACGAAATTAATTTTAGCAAGATAAATGAGTCtgtcattttattccaaaaatgtatAGAAAGTAATTTAGATTTACCGTTTTTTTACATCACAGAATACAATACAACAACATATGCCTATTTTATAAATGGCAAAATATGCCTATAGTTTAAGAAACACCCAGCTGCTGATGTTATATGTTAGAATTGGTGACACATGCTTTATAGATTTTGAGTGTTATTCTCTTCTTAACCCAGGTAAACTTGAAGAGGTCTACAGTTTGTTGAAGAATGCCAACCCTAACATGCTTGTTTATAAAAAGGAGGAGATCCCAGATCATTACCACTACAGACACAATGTCAGGATCATGCCTCTGATCATTGAGGCCAAAGAGGGCTGGACGGTCATGCAGAACAGAAACGCATCTTTTATGTGTGAGTATTAATATTTACACATAATTTAAGCAGAACATAGTACGATAAGCTATTAAAAGAATAGTCCACccataaataaaaatttgctgaaaatgtactcaccctccgGCCATCcaagagtttatttcttcattgtaacagatttggagaaatttagcattacatcaattgcctcccagtggatcctctgcagtgaatgggtgccgtcagaatgagagtccaaacagctgataaaaacatcacaagaatccacaagtaatcaacaccACCCCAGTGcgtcagttaatgtcttgtgaagcataAAGCTTAATGATGTATTGTTTATTACAAATACTTGATGGGCTGGAGTtctgttgtggattattgtgatgtttttataagactctaattctgacggcacccatccactaaaaatggatccattggtgagaaagttatgtaatgctgaatttctccaaatctgttctgatgaagaatcaaacttatctaaatcttggatggactgagggtgattacattttcaggtgaactgtTTGTTTAATGTCATTGATGTGTTTACTGATCAGTATCAGAGATGTCTTTGCAATTGCTTAATGAATACATGCTTGATTTGCAGTGGGAAACCATGGTTATAACAACAGCCTTCCCAGCATGCACCCTGTGTTTGTTGCCCGTGGTCCCGCTTTCCGCCGCGACTACACCAAAGCCTCCATGCGCTCCGTCGACCTCTATCCTCTCATGTGCAGCATTCTTGGTCTCAAGCCCTTGCCCAACAATGGCTCTTTGTCAAGTGTGCAGGATGTCTTAGTGGAGACGTCAACCCCAAAGCCAGTGGTCCCGCCTGTGCCCAGAGAGCCTTCCTACGCCTGGGCCGTGGGATCCATCCTCGGCGCTACCCTCGTGATTGGCTTTCTCTTCATCTATGTGCAACAGGTGACACAGCGGCAGCTACTGCCACTGCATCTGTCCAATAGTGAAATAACACAACCCTTACTGTAGGGTCAAAAACAAGGGTTGTCGGCACTTTTCTCACGTGAGGTTCTCAAAGTATGTAGCACTGATTATCTCTCCAGTGCCACAGATCTCAATTCATTCTAAAATATTTCTGATAACACTTTTTAAGCAGTCAGCATGGTCGCTTGAATTCAAAAGTGATCGATATCCACGGTACCATGCCAAAGCCAAATATACCAAAAGCAATATGGGGAAAGATGCTACAGTGGAAAAAAGGTTGTGCAATCATCAAAATCATAGCTGACTAAACCAATAGTGCCCTCTTCTGGTGAAGCTGTCAGTGAGACCTTTATTCTAGTCCTCTAAAATctag is a window of Carassius auratus strain Wakin chromosome 45, ASM336829v1, whole genome shotgun sequence DNA encoding:
- the LOC113063230 gene encoding protein FAM167A; translated protein: MDASSIPQINIEDCDGLEVAPDDHLRNLKALTEKLRLETRRPSYLEWKERVEAQSSKGLVVSEVSSELEKSAGLKPNVTPQISQVTAGKALISRTLGGFENIDEALVWLRKELMEMRVQDQQLARQLMRLRGDINKLKVEQTCHLHRRMLNDATFGLEERDELSDLLCDGPVTPGFGLSSPLRLIGVTKMNINSRRFSLC
- the LOC113063228 gene encoding ectonucleotide pyrophosphatase/phosphodiesterase family member 5-like isoform X1; amino-acid sequence: MHTHRTSYIMPDLLVIKSCFLSCLLVLLQTSSSQQDEQSQLLLVSFDGFRWDYVNRVPTPNFRALMDEGVQVEQVENTYITKTYPNHYTLVTGLHAETHGIVANEMYDPIHNRSFSMEGPEVYDAWWWEEAVPLWVTNQKAGRKSGAAMWPGSDVAIGGTFPTHYLSYNASMPFETRVNKLIDWFSGPEAINFGVLYWEEPDESGHNLGPESPLMDVVIADIDEKLGFLREKLKTAGLYDKVNLIVTSDHGMAQLSHDKIIELDTYVSRDLYTWIDKSPVVGILPKEGKLEEVYSLLKNANPNMLVYKKEEIPDHYHYRHNVRIMPLIIEAKEGWTVMQNRNASFMLGNHGYNNSLPSMHPVFVARGPAFRRDYTKASMRSVDLYPLMCSILGLKPLPNNGSLSSVQDVLVETSTPKPVVPPVPREPSYAWAVGSILGATLVIGFLFIYVQQVTQRQLLPLHLSNSEITQPLL
- the LOC113063228 gene encoding ectonucleotide pyrophosphatase/phosphodiesterase family member 5-like isoform X2, which codes for MPDLLVIKSCFLSCLLVLLQTSSSQQDEQSQLLLVSFDGFRWDYVNRVPTPNFRALMDEGVQVEQVENTYITKTYPNHYTLVTGLHAETHGIVANEMYDPIHNRSFSMEGPEVYDAWWWEEAVPLWVTNQKAGRKSGAAMWPGSDVAIGGTFPTHYLSYNASMPFETRVNKLIDWFSGPEAINFGVLYWEEPDESGHNLGPESPLMDVVIADIDEKLGFLREKLKTAGLYDKVNLIVTSDHGMAQLSHDKIIELDTYVSRDLYTWIDKSPVVGILPKEGKLEEVYSLLKNANPNMLVYKKEEIPDHYHYRHNVRIMPLIIEAKEGWTVMQNRNASFMLGNHGYNNSLPSMHPVFVARGPAFRRDYTKASMRSVDLYPLMCSILGLKPLPNNGSLSSVQDVLVETSTPKPVVPPVPREPSYAWAVGSILGATLVIGFLFIYVQQVTQRQLLPLHLSNSEITQPLL